One Aliiroseovarius sediminilitoris DNA window includes the following coding sequences:
- a CDS encoding propionyl-CoA synthetase: MAYKDVYAAWQADPEAFWMDAAKAISWDKPPSKALFDENAPLYEWFSDGLVNTCYNAVDRHVENGRGDQVAIIYDSPITGRQAKITFADLRNRVAALAGALKAKGVEKGDRVIIYMPMVPEALMAMLAVTRIGAVHSVVFGGFASNELAVRIDDAKPKAIIAASCGIEPGRVIAYKPLLDGAIDIATQKPKFTVILQREEATADLTDGRDYDWTELEASAEPADCLPVEGNHPAYILYTSGTTGQPKGVIRHTGGHLVALNWTMKNIYNVDPGDVFWAASDVGWVVGHSYITYGPLIHGNTTIVFEGKPVGTPDAGTFWRVISEHKVKSFFTAPTAFRAVKREDPKGEFVRKYDLSCLKQVYLAGERADPDTIVWAQEQLKVPVIDHWWQTETGYAIAANPLGIEELPVKLGSPSVPMPGYDVQILDEGGHPVAAGELGAIAIKLPLPPGTLPSLWNAEDRFKSSYLNTFPGYYETGDAGYKDEDGYLYIMARTDDVINVAGHRLSTGAMEEVLASHPDVAECAVIGVTDQLKGQLPLGMICLNAGTDRPEEDVTAECVRLVREKIGPVAAFKLCIVVDRLPKTRSGKILRATMVSIADGKDYKMPATIDDPAILNEIQEALQSLGYAD, encoded by the coding sequence ATGGCATACAAAGATGTTTACGCTGCTTGGCAGGCAGACCCGGAAGCTTTCTGGATGGATGCCGCCAAGGCGATCAGTTGGGACAAGCCGCCCTCGAAAGCGCTCTTTGACGAAAACGCACCGCTTTACGAGTGGTTTTCGGACGGATTGGTGAACACATGCTATAACGCGGTTGACCGTCATGTCGAAAACGGTCGCGGCGATCAGGTGGCGATCATCTATGACAGCCCGATCACAGGACGGCAGGCCAAAATTACCTTCGCGGACCTGCGAAACCGTGTTGCAGCGCTGGCGGGTGCGTTGAAGGCAAAAGGTGTCGAAAAAGGCGACCGCGTTATCATCTACATGCCCATGGTGCCCGAAGCCTTGATGGCAATGCTGGCTGTCACCCGCATCGGAGCGGTGCATTCTGTCGTGTTCGGCGGATTTGCCTCGAACGAATTGGCGGTACGTATCGATGATGCGAAGCCCAAGGCAATCATTGCGGCCTCATGCGGGATCGAACCGGGGCGCGTCATTGCTTATAAACCGCTTCTGGATGGGGCGATCGACATCGCGACGCAAAAGCCAAAGTTCACCGTCATCCTGCAACGCGAGGAAGCGACCGCCGATCTGACCGATGGGCGTGATTATGATTGGACCGAGTTGGAAGCATCGGCGGAACCGGCGGATTGCTTGCCAGTAGAAGGCAACCACCCAGCCTATATCCTTTACACCTCCGGCACGACCGGTCAGCCAAAGGGCGTGATCCGCCACACCGGCGGTCATCTTGTCGCGCTGAACTGGACGATGAAAAACATCTACAATGTCGATCCCGGCGACGTGTTCTGGGCGGCGTCCGATGTAGGTTGGGTCGTAGGGCACAGCTATATCACCTATGGCCCGCTGATCCACGGCAACACCACCATCGTGTTCGAGGGCAAGCCGGTTGGAACCCCCGACGCGGGCACCTTCTGGCGGGTGATTTCGGAACACAAGGTCAAAAGCTTCTTCACCGCCCCCACCGCCTTTCGCGCCGTGAAACGGGAGGATCCCAAGGGCGAGTTTGTCAGAAAATACGATCTGTCTTGCCTGAAACAGGTCTATCTGGCTGGGGAACGTGCTGATCCTGACACCATCGTCTGGGCACAGGAGCAGCTGAAAGTTCCCGTGATCGACCATTGGTGGCAGACCGAAACGGGTTATGCGATCGCAGCCAACCCGCTTGGAATCGAGGAACTTCCCGTGAAACTCGGCTCGCCATCGGTGCCGATGCCCGGATATGACGTGCAAATTCTGGATGAGGGAGGTCATCCGGTGGCCGCGGGCGAACTGGGTGCCATCGCCATCAAACTACCCCTCCCTCCTGGCACGCTGCCCAGCCTCTGGAACGCAGAAGACCGGTTCAAATCCAGCTATCTGAACACTTTTCCCGGTTACTATGAGACAGGCGACGCTGGTTACAAAGATGAAGACGGATATCTTTACATCATGGCCCGCACCGACGACGTGATCAACGTCGCTGGCCACCGTCTGTCTACAGGCGCGATGGAGGAGGTTCTGGCCTCGCACCCGGACGTGGCCGAATGTGCCGTGATCGGCGTCACCGACCAATTGAAAGGGCAGTTGCCCTTGGGCATGATCTGCCTGAATGCTGGCACGGATCGGCCGGAAGAGGACGTGACCGCCGAATGTGTCAGGCTGGTGCGTGAAAAGATCGGCCCAGTCGCGGCCTTCAAGCTGTGCATCGTGGTGGATCGTCTGCCGAAAACGCGGTCGGGTAAAATCCTGCGCGCTACCATGGTGTCTATCGCGGACGGTAAGGATTACAAGATGCCGGCGACCATCGACGATCCGGCCATTTTGAATGAAATCCAAGAGGCGCTGCAAAGCCTTGGCTACGCCGACTGA
- a CDS encoding sigma-54-dependent transcriptional regulator has protein sequence MAIEERGNPGATGLFNTDANARSPVVMVLAPPALNDLCPATVFKSLDCEIRYANSIAEAKIIAEDDIVDIALLPLDVNGRSVLPLIRDLIKRNAEQAIIVVSKSNQINDAAEAMRLGALDCIFVPFTHNRLEKTVSQVLQKIGGIRKAQDGTIAISKPRARLAPAHKAGSGHAAHADPHWIRHGMVLSDLSMNPVLHALDTIASSDAPIYIQGETGTGKELLARALHAESNRSAGPFVVVDCARLEPDTLTHQVFADGRNGSKGTASTADGGTLFLDEIARTDLRVQEQLMRFLENGDIAPLGALDAAKVDARIICASSEDTRAEIKAGRLREDLYYRLHVVPITLPALRDRGEDILVIANTKLVQTARQEGRRFRGFTPGAAGILVSHPWPGNIRQLVNVIWNIVLHHDGDLVTADMLPVDLLAGLPDPDNSAGLQATLADTGLLGRPLAEIERIVIEETIRAQGGSIPRAAQVLDVSPSTIYRKREHWTQK, from the coding sequence ATGGCGATAGAGGAACGGGGCAATCCCGGCGCCACCGGATTGTTCAATACAGATGCGAACGCGCGATCCCCGGTCGTAATGGTTTTAGCCCCGCCTGCGCTTAACGACCTGTGTCCCGCCACGGTTTTCAAGTCTCTTGATTGCGAGATCAGGTATGCAAACTCGATTGCAGAAGCAAAGATCATTGCCGAGGATGATATCGTTGATATCGCCCTCCTACCGCTCGACGTAAACGGACGCAGCGTTTTGCCGCTTATTCGCGATTTGATAAAGCGAAACGCCGAACAAGCGATCATCGTTGTGTCAAAAAGCAACCAGATCAATGATGCAGCCGAAGCCATGCGCTTGGGTGCATTGGACTGTATCTTTGTGCCATTCACACATAACCGCCTGGAAAAGACTGTCAGCCAAGTGCTTCAAAAAATTGGTGGTATTCGCAAAGCGCAAGACGGAACAATCGCAATCTCCAAACCGCGCGCGCGGCTGGCCCCTGCGCACAAGGCTGGCTCTGGCCACGCTGCGCATGCGGATCCGCATTGGATCAGGCACGGCATGGTCCTGTCTGATCTGTCCATGAATCCTGTCCTACACGCGCTGGACACAATCGCCTCATCGGATGCCCCAATCTATATCCAAGGCGAAACCGGCACAGGAAAAGAGCTTCTGGCCCGTGCGCTTCACGCGGAAAGCAACCGGTCTGCTGGCCCGTTCGTAGTTGTCGATTGTGCCCGACTGGAACCTGACACCCTGACGCATCAGGTTTTTGCCGATGGCCGCAACGGTTCGAAAGGCACTGCCAGCACAGCCGATGGTGGAACTTTGTTCCTGGACGAAATCGCGCGAACGGATCTACGGGTGCAAGAACAGCTGATGCGATTTCTTGAAAACGGTGACATCGCACCACTTGGTGCGCTTGATGCAGCCAAGGTGGATGCGCGCATCATTTGTGCTAGCTCCGAAGACACCCGCGCAGAAATCAAAGCAGGTCGGCTTCGCGAGGATCTTTATTACCGCCTGCATGTTGTGCCGATAACACTGCCAGCCCTGCGTGACCGGGGCGAAGACATTCTGGTCATCGCCAATACGAAACTGGTCCAAACGGCGCGGCAAGAAGGGCGCAGGTTTCGGGGCTTCACACCCGGCGCCGCTGGTATTCTGGTATCGCATCCATGGCCCGGCAACATTCGCCAACTCGTCAATGTCATTTGGAATATCGTGCTGCACCATGATGGGGATCTGGTCACAGCCGACATGCTGCCGGTGGATCTTCTGGCTGGGCTGCCCGATCCCGACAACAGCGCAGGGCTGCAAGCAACTTTGGCGGACACGGGTCTGCTGGGGCGACCATTGGCAGAAATCGAGCGCATCGTCATCGAAGAAACGATCCGAGCGCAGGGCGGCTCTATCCCGCGGGCGGCACAGGTTCTGGACGTGTCACCCTCGACGATCTATCGCAAACGGGAACACTGGACGCAAAAATGA
- a CDS encoding NAD kinase, whose translation MAAERRGNFWHFAETCVSFGNHGTRMGNPNMSQNIAFVASNAQIAKTAKEELVARYGNKDVKDADVIVALGGDGFMLQTLHETQALTAPVYGMNCGTVGFLMNEYSTDDLVERLIAAEEEVINPLAMRAEGADGSVHKALAINEVSLLRAGPQAAKLQISVDGRVRLPELVCDGALLCTAAGSTAYNYSAHGPILPIGSDVLALTAMAAFRPRRWRGALLPKNAVVRFDVMEHEKRPVMADADGRSVRDVVSVEIKSDKEIAHRILFDPGHGLEERLIREQFV comes from the coding sequence ATGGCTGCGGAAAGACGCGGCAATTTCTGGCACTTTGCGGAAACATGTGTTTCTTTCGGAAACCACGGGACACGCATGGGAAACCCAAATATGAGCCAAAACATCGCTTTCGTCGCAAGCAATGCGCAAATTGCAAAGACCGCGAAAGAGGAACTGGTGGCCCGCTATGGCAACAAGGACGTGAAAGACGCAGACGTCATCGTTGCCTTGGGGGGCGATGGCTTCATGTTGCAAACCCTGCACGAGACACAAGCGCTGACAGCCCCGGTCTATGGCATGAACTGCGGCACGGTCGGGTTTCTGATGAACGAGTATTCCACTGACGATCTTGTCGAACGCCTGATCGCCGCCGAAGAAGAGGTGATCAACCCACTTGCCATGCGGGCGGAAGGGGCGGATGGCAGCGTGCACAAAGCACTTGCGATCAACGAAGTCAGCCTGCTGCGTGCTGGCCCACAGGCGGCGAAGTTGCAGATCAGTGTCGATGGCCGGGTGCGACTGCCGGAACTGGTGTGCGACGGCGCACTGCTTTGTACGGCCGCAGGATCAACGGCGTATAACTATTCCGCGCACGGACCGATCCTGCCCATCGGATCGGATGTGCTGGCCCTGACGGCGATGGCCGCGTTTCGCCCGCGCAGATGGCGTGGTGCCTTGCTGCCAAAGAACGCCGTGGTGCGGTTCGATGTGATGGAGCATGAAAAACGACCGGTGATGGCCGATGCGGACGGGCGGTCCGTTCGCGACGTGGTTTCGGTGGAAATCAAATCGGATAAAGAGATTGCACACCGCATTCTGTTCGATCCCGGACATGGTTTGGAAGAACGCCTGATCCGCGAGCAGTTCGTCTAG
- the glyA gene encoding serine hydroxymethyltransferase, whose product MTATRDQGFFTESLASRDPELYRSITDELGRQRDEIELIASENIVSAAVMEAQGSVLTNKYAEGYPGRRYYGGCQYVDMAENLAIDRAKKLFDCEFANVQPNSGSQANQGAFMAMIQPGDTILGMNLASGGHLTHGAAPNQSGKWFNAVQYGVRKQDNLIDYDEVQALATEHKPKLIIAGGSAIPRQIDFARFREIADSVGAFLLVDMAHFAGLVAAGEHPSPFPYADVATTTTHKTLRGPRGGMILTNREDLAKKINSAIFPGIQGGPLMHVIAAKAVAFGEALRPEFKEYQKQVRANAVALADQLMKGGLDIVTGGTDTHVMLVDLRPKGVTGNIVDKALGRAHITCNKNGIPFDPEKPTVTSGIRLGTPAGTTRGFGEAEFREIADLIVEVVDGLAANGADGNADVEAAVKAKVAALCARFPLYPNL is encoded by the coding sequence ATGACTGCCACCCGTGACCAAGGTTTCTTCACCGAATCCCTCGCCTCTCGCGACCCAGAGCTTTATCGGTCGATCACCGACGAACTTGGCCGCCAACGCGACGAGATCGAGTTGATAGCATCGGAAAACATCGTGTCCGCCGCCGTGATGGAGGCGCAAGGCTCAGTGCTGACCAACAAATACGCCGAAGGTTATCCGGGGCGGCGCTACTATGGAGGCTGCCAATATGTCGACATGGCCGAAAATCTGGCCATCGACCGCGCCAAGAAGCTGTTTGACTGCGAGTTTGCCAATGTGCAGCCAAATTCGGGCAGCCAAGCCAACCAAGGCGCCTTCATGGCGATGATCCAGCCGGGCGACACGATCCTTGGCATGAACCTTGCTTCCGGCGGGCACCTGACGCACGGTGCGGCCCCAAACCAGTCGGGCAAATGGTTCAACGCGGTTCAATATGGTGTGCGCAAGCAGGACAACCTGATCGACTATGACGAAGTGCAGGCGCTGGCCACCGAACATAAGCCGAAGCTGATTATCGCCGGTGGCTCGGCCATCCCGCGGCAGATCGATTTTGCCAGGTTCCGTGAAATCGCCGACAGCGTAGGTGCCTTTTTGCTGGTGGACATGGCCCACTTTGCGGGTCTTGTCGCGGCTGGCGAGCACCCCTCGCCCTTCCCCTATGCCGATGTGGCGACCACCACGACCCACAAAACATTGCGTGGCCCGCGTGGCGGCATGATCCTGACCAACCGCGAGGATCTGGCCAAGAAGATCAACTCTGCCATTTTCCCGGGCATTCAGGGCGGCCCCCTGATGCACGTGATCGCCGCGAAGGCCGTTGCGTTTGGCGAAGCCCTTCGCCCCGAGTTCAAGGAATACCAAAAGCAAGTGCGTGCCAATGCCGTGGCGCTGGCAGATCAGTTGATGAAGGGCGGCCTGGACATCGTGACCGGCGGCACCGACACCCACGTCATGCTGGTGGATCTGCGACCCAAAGGTGTGACGGGAAATATCGTCGATAAGGCGCTTGGCCGCGCGCATATCACCTGCAACAAGAACGGCATTCCTTTTGACCCGGAAAAACCCACCGTGACCTCGGGCATTCGTCTTGGCACACCCGCTGGTACCACCCGCGGGTTTGGCGAGGCCGAGTTCCGCGAGATCGCTGACCTGATCGTCGAAGTGGTCGACGGGCTGGCCGCAAACGGGGCGGACGGAAATGCAGATGTCGAAGCAGCGGTGAAGGCGAAAGTCGCCGCATTATGTGCTCGTTTCCCGCTGTATCCGAACCTTTAA
- a CDS encoding alpha/beta fold hydrolase: MLEMQTYGTDTVHPPVLIAHGLFGSARNWGVIAKRMSATRRVVCVDMRNHGQSPWTQSHSYPDLATDLAEVVSALGGTVDIIGHSMGGKAAMVFALSRPGMVRRLLVADIAPVGYSHSQQSMITAMRSIDLSQIETRGDADRQLARAVDEASVRAFLLQSLDVKAREWRLNLDVLERDMDLIVGFPDVSGQFTGATLFLSGGLSDYVLPDHRPIIKKLFPTARHAKIPQTGHWLHAEKPREFEASALSFLGA; this comes from the coding sequence ATGCTTGAGATGCAGACATACGGCACCGATACGGTGCACCCGCCCGTCCTGATCGCACACGGCCTTTTTGGCTCTGCACGCAACTGGGGCGTTATCGCCAAACGGATGTCGGCCACTCGCCGTGTGGTGTGTGTGGACATGCGAAATCACGGGCAAAGCCCCTGGACCCAGAGCCACAGTTATCCTGACCTGGCCACTGATCTGGCCGAGGTTGTGAGCGCGCTAGGCGGCACGGTGGATATCATCGGACATTCGATGGGTGGCAAGGCCGCGATGGTGTTCGCGTTGTCTCGCCCCGGAATGGTGCGCCGACTTCTGGTCGCGGATATCGCCCCGGTCGGCTATTCCCACAGCCAACAATCCATGATCACCGCAATGCGCAGCATCGACCTGTCACAGATCGAAACCCGAGGGGATGCCGACAGACAATTGGCGCGGGCTGTCGATGAGGCTTCGGTGCGTGCATTCCTGTTGCAGTCGCTGGATGTCAAGGCGCGGGAATGGCGTCTGAATCTTGATGTGCTGGAACGCGACATGGATTTGATCGTTGGCTTCCCAGACGTCAGCGGGCAGTTCACTGGTGCCACATTGTTTCTGTCCGGGGGCCTGTCTGACTATGTTCTGCCTGACCACCGCCCCATCATCAAAAAGTTATTCCCAACAGCAAGGCACGCCAAGATCCCACAGACCGGGCACTGGCTGCACGCCGAAAAACCGCGAGAATTTGAAGCTTCGGCTCTAAGCTTTCTCGGGGCGTGA
- a CDS encoding DUF2478 domain-containing protein, translated as MNIAFIRVQSRGGADNTLRAIAATLGGQGRRLIGVLPEPCVAADRHACDMDLINLATGARLNISQKLGGGSTGCRLDGSAIETAAMAVGRDLADSCIAPDLLILNRFGKQEATGRGFHPVIVSALERDVPVIVGVNDMNRPAFESFSAGLAAELADSSVAVLDWLGSSPRPVAA; from the coding sequence TTGAACATCGCTTTCATCCGGGTTCAATCGCGTGGTGGCGCCGACAACACCTTGCGCGCAATTGCCGCTACTCTTGGTGGACAGGGGCGTCGGCTTATCGGTGTCTTGCCTGAACCTTGCGTCGCCGCTGATCGCCACGCCTGCGACATGGACCTGATCAATCTCGCGACCGGAGCGCGCCTTAACATCAGCCAGAAACTGGGTGGGGGCTCTACCGGATGCCGTTTGGATGGATCCGCTATCGAGACCGCGGCGATGGCCGTTGGCAGGGACCTGGCAGACAGCTGCATTGCGCCGGATCTTCTGATCCTTAATCGTTTCGGCAAGCAGGAGGCCACTGGACGCGGCTTCCACCCGGTCATCGTGTCCGCATTGGAGCGGGATGTGCCCGTGATAGTCGGCGTCAATGATATGAACCGGCCCGCATTCGAGAGCTTTTCGGCAGGGTTGGCCGCGGAGTTGGCGGATTCTTCCGTGGCCGTGCTGGACTGGCTTGGATCTAGCCCGCGCCCGGTTGCCGCCTGA